The following is a genomic window from Amycolatopsis cihanbeyliensis.
CGCCCGCGCCAGGTCGGCCCACAGGTCCTCGACGTGCTCGACGCCCACCGAGAGGCGCACCGTGCCCTCGCCGATGCCGGCCGCCCGCAACGCCTCCGGATCCAGCTGGCGGTGTGAGGTGCTCGCCGGGTGCAGCAACGTGGTCTCCACCCCGCCCAGTGAACCGGCCAGCTTCGCCAGCCGCACCCGCTTGCCCAGCGCGTGCCCGGCTTCCCGTCCACCGGCCAGCTCGAAGGCCACGATCGCGCCGTAGTCCGCGAGATGCCGGGCGGCGACCTGGTGGTCGGGGTGGTCGATCCGGCCCGGCCAGCGAACCGACTCCACCGCGGGATGCCCGGCCAGCCGGTCGGCCAGCACGCGGGCGTTCGCGCACTGCTCCCGGATTCGCAGTGGCAGGGTGTGCAGCCCGCGGATGGTCAGCCAGGCCGCGAACGGGTCGGCGCAGGCACCGAGCTCCATGGCGTGGTGCCAGGTGTGCCGGTACCGCTGCTCCTCGGCGAGGACGACAATCCCGCCGATCACGTCGGAGTGCCCACCGAGGTACTTCGTGGCCGAGTGCACGACGGCGTCGGCGCCGAGCCGGATGGGTTGGCACAGCAGCGGTGTGGCGAAGGTGTTGTCCACAATCGTCATCAGGCCGGCCCGCTCGCCTGCGGCGAGGAACGCCGGCAGGTCGACCACCTTCGTCACCGGGTTCGCGATGGTCTCCAGGTAGAGCATGCGCGAGTTCGGGCGCACCGCCGCGGCCACCTCGGCGGGGTCGTCACCGGGCACGAAGGTCACCTCTACCCCGAAGCGGGCGGCGAGGTCGCGCAGGCTGGCGTAGGTGCCGCCGTAGAGGCAGTCCTGGGCGATCACGTGATCACCCGCGTTGAGCGTGGCCAGCAGCACCGAGTTGATCGCGCCCATACCGGAGGCCGTGGCGATGGCGGCCACCCCGCCCTCGAGATCGGCCACCGCTCGCTCCAGGGCCCGGATGGTCGGGTTGCCGTAGCGGCTGTAGACGAACGGGCCGTCCGGCCGCTCCATCGAATCGGCGAGGGCGTCCGGGTCCTCGAAGGCGAAGTTGGCGGCCTGGTAGATCGGCACGCTGAGGGGCTGGGAGTGCTCCGGTCGGGGTGCGGATACGTGTACGGCCCTGGTGGCCGGGTGCTGCTCGACAGTGGTTTCGGTAGCGGTCATGCAGGCCAGCCTGCGCCGGGCAGACCTTCCCGACCAGCACCAATTCCGGCTAGATTGGTTTGATGACCAAGCCAATACCCTGGCCGGTGGAGCGACTCGTCGCGCAGCTCGGCCGCTGGTCCACCAGCCGCGGGCCGCTGTACCTGCTGCTGGCCGAGCGGCTGCGCGAGCTGATCGACTCCGGGCAGCTGCCGCCGCGCGCCGCGCTGCCACCCGACCGGGTACTGGCCGAGCAGCTCGCTGTCGGGCGGAGCACCGTGGTCGCCGCGTACGACCATCTCCGGGCCGAGCGCAAGCTGGAACGGCAGCAGGGCCGGGGCACCTGGGTGGCGTCCGCCGTGCTGTCCGGGGTGCAGCCCAGCGCGGTGGGCACGGCGAACCCGTTGTTCCTCAACTACCTCGAGCCCGCGGACACGGCGACGCCGCTGGCCTGTGCCGCACCCTCCGGCCCGCCGCCGGAGCTGATCGATGCCTACCGGCGCGCGCTGGCGACGCTGCCCGGGCCGGACGGCGGCGACATCGGGTACCACCCGCTCGGGCATCCGGCGCTGCGCATGGGGTTGGCCAGGCGCTACACCGAGCACGGCCTGCCGACCGGACCGGAACAGATCCTGGTCACCACCGGCGGGCAGCAGGCGCTCGCGCTGATCGCCCGGTTGTTCCTCGGTCCGGGTGACCCGGTGCTGGTGCAGGGCCCGACCTATCCCGGGGCACTGGAGGTGTTCCGGGATGCCGCGGCGGTGATCAGATCTGTTACAACCACTGTGGACGGTGTCGATCCAACACAGTGGACAGCCACACTGGACTCGACGAGGCCCCGGCTGGCCTACCTGAACCCGACCAACCACAACCCCACCGGCGGCACGCTGCCCGTGCTGGCGCGGCGCAGGCTGGTGGAGGTGACCGTGGCCCGCGGAATCCCGCTGATCGCGGACACCGTGCTGGACGGGCTGTCCTTCAGGGACACCGAGCCGCCGGGGCTCGCCGAGCTGGTCGACACCGGTACGGTGCTCACGGTCGGTTCGTTCAGCAAGACCGTATGGGGCGGGGTGCGGACCGGTTGGATCCGGGGGGCGACCGAGGACATCGCGCGGCTGTCCCGGATCAAGACGGTCCACGACCTCGGCAGCGCCGTGCTCGAGCAACTCGCGCTGGCCGAGCTGCTCCCCCGGCTCGACGCCGTCGCCGCGGCCAGGGTGACGCGGCTGCGGCAGCGGCACGACCAGCTGTGCGCCCGGCTGCGCGACGCGCTGCCGGACTGGCGGTTCGAGCCTGCCGGCGGCGGTCAGTGCCTGTGGGTGCGGCTGCCCTGCGGCGACGCCTCCGCGTTCGCCCAGGTGGCGCTGCGGCACGGGGTCACCGTGCTACCCGGTACCGCGCTGGATGCCACCGGCGGCAGCACCGAGTACCTGCGCATCCCGTTCACCGCACCGGTCGCGGAACTCACCGAGAGCGTACGCAGGCTCGCGCTGGCCTGGCCCGCCTACCAGCGGACCGGACAGGCACCCGCCGCGGTGCACGCACTGGTGGTCTGACCACGAACCCGGCACGGGCCGGTCACGTTCGCGTGCTGCCGGTCCCACCCACCACGACCGGGTAGGTGCCCCCGCACGGGGCAGCGTCGTTCGCATTGCCCTTCCCATCCTCATGCAACCTCTCATCCGGTTTTCCGCACTCGGTCGGCGAGCCGCCCGGGCCGCCACTGTTCGCCGGAACCGGTGTGTTTGCTGCCCACGCGCGTGCGTTGGCCGTCCGCAACCGCGCGTTTGCCGTTCGCGCGGGGCTCGTCCTGGGAGGTGCCCGTCCACCGGCCACGAATGGCAGGTGGACGACCTGGCTGACGAGCCGCGAAACCGACAAGACTTCGCTGGCAACGGGAGGACCACGATGTCAGCGACGTTCCGGTACTGGTGTGGCGAGTGCGGCTACAAGACGCCGTGGCTCGACGAATGGGCGGGCGCCGAAGAACTCGAGCGCCACTATCTACGGCGGCACCCCGGCATCGAGCCGGGCGGCGACTTCGAGATCCGGCGCGGCGACGGGCAGGGCTGCCTCGGCACCGTGGCCGTCCCGTTCCTTCTCCTGCGCAGGCCGGACCGACGGCGTTAAGGCTCATACGTCCCCGCGTAACACCGCCTGGTGCGCGCGGTGCGCCACGTCGCTCGGCTCCACCCCGAGGTCGTCCGCCAACCGGTGGCGCAACCGAGCGAACGCGCCGAGGGCGTCGGCCCGCCTTCCGCTGCTGTGCAGGGCGCGCATCAGCAGCGCGGCCAGCGGCTCGCTGTACGGGTGCGCCGAGGTCAACGCGGACAGCTCGCCGATCACCTCGGGGTGCCTGCCCAGCCGCAGTTGCCCGTCCAGCTTCTCCTGCAGTAATGCCGTCCTGCGTTCGGTCAGCCGTCGCCGTTCCCCTTCCGCGAACGGCCCTGGCAGGCCGGCCAGCGGCTCGCCCCGGAACAACTCCAGTGCGCCGGCGTACCCGCCGACCGCGGCGGCCAGGTCGCCAGCGCGCTTGGCCGCGCCCGCCTCGGCGGCGATCTCCTCCACCCGAGTCGAGTCCAACCACACCCCACCACCGGCGAACCGGTAGCCGCCGCGGTCACTGCCGATCACCGAATCGCGCCGTCCGTCGCCGGCCCCCAGGCACGTGCGAAGCCGGTACACGTACACCGGCACCACGTTCGCGACCGGAGGCTCCATCCCCCACACGCCATCGAGCAGCTCCCGCCTGCTGACCGTCACGTCACGGCGCAGTACCAACGCTGCCAGCAACGCCTGCTGCCGCACCGGCCCGAGGTTCAGCGGCACCTCGCCACGCCACGCCCGCAGCGGACCGAGCACTCTCAGCCGAAGTGGCGGGCCGGGTGCCGGAGGCGCACTCGGCGTGACCGCCAGCCCGAGCCTGAGGAGGATCCCCCTGAGGTGGCCTTCCACCGAGACCTCGGACATGGCCAGCTCGGTGGCGGCCTCGGCGACGGTCAAGCCACGGCCGACGGCCTGCAGCACATCCCGCTCGCGAGCGGTGAGCGCCTCGGTGCGCGAGTCGTGGTCGAATGTGGTCAGCGCCACGGCGGACTCCCCCGTTCTCGACTGTCTGGCCGACGTGCGACAGATGGTGGCGTTCGGGCTGGTGGGAGGGCCAGGCCAGAGACCGGCCATATGTGACCGGTCCGCACGTCGACGTCCGATCTCGGGAATGGCACCGGCACGACCGACCGGTTCGGCGCGCGTCCGCGGGGCGCCGGTCCGTCCGGCTCGCGATTCCGGACGCGCCGAGCATCCGCTACACCGCGTGCGGCATCCCGCACGTCGTCGCGTCGAGCTGTTGTCGACCGGCCAGTGAGTGACGGCTCACCGAGGAGCGGATCGCCTCACCGGTGTAGGCGGGGCAAGGTGCCCGGCCGCTGCCGGTACGAGCCGGTCCCGGCACTTCGGACGTACCGGGACCGGTCGCGCCATCGGTCGCCGTCGCCCTGCCCGACACTCAGGTGTCGACCGGGGTGAACCCGGCGCCAGGGGCATCGGAGCCACGAGCGGCGACATCATCGAGGATGTTCCTGGCGCTGGTGTAGACGAACGGCGGGATGGTCAGCGAAACACGGGTCACGATGCCCGCCCACTCGGTCGCCGTGCCGCCGTTCCTGGCGAGGACGAGCGGGCCGCCGGAATCGCCGGGCATGTTCACCGCGAACGACGTGACCAGACCGCCTTCGTTCGCCCCTACCAGCCCGCAGGTCTTACCGGTGGTCCGCCCGTCCTTGCAGACGTTGGCCCCGACCGGTGGTAGCCCGCCGTCGAGGACACGATCGATCCGCAGCTCGGGGCCGTCGCTGCTCAGCGTCACCTTCCCCGGGTCGAACTCGATCACCGCGTAGTCGTGATAGGCCTGCTCCGGTGACACGTAGGCGTACCGACCGATCGGCCCGAGGTCGCGCTCTCCGGGGAAGTAGACGTCGTCGCCGCCATAGCAGTGCGCGGCCGTGATCCCGACCAACCTGCCCGCGTTGTCCGTCCCCACCGGGCCCAACGTACACAACGTCGCCCCCGCGCCGTGGTCCATCTGTATCCCGTTGGTCACCACGACCTTGCCTTCCGCGCCCGCACCGGGCGCGAACACCAATCCGAGCGACAACGCCACGGCGGCGACCAAGGTCCGGTGCGACACCCGCGAGAACACCACTGGATCATCTACCTCCCCGTCTCGTGCCCGGTGCGGTGACTCGTCCGAGCGAACACGGTTCTCGTCGCCGTCAAGCTAGCTGGGGACGATGAAATCGCGATGAAACCCAGCCCGGCGTGACCACCGTTTCATCGGAATTTCAACGGGGAATCAGCGAATGCGACCCGGGAGCACGTCGGCGCGGGCCGCGCCGGCAGTGGCTCGGCCAGCAGCCGGGAGGAGGGCCGGCGCCACCTCGCCGGCCGCGTCAGATCTTTTCGCCCGGAAGGTTGCTGGCCTGCTCGATCCAGGATCGGAGTCGGTCCCCGTCCGGTTCGTCGTCCTCATAGAGGTCGAGGTAGCGCACCTCGTCGTGCTTGGACGCCTTCGGCGGTATGGGATCGAGCGATGTTCCTCGGAAGAACTGCAGCTGCACGTAGTTCGTGTAACAACGGAAGGACAGGAACCAGCCCTCGCCCTTGAGGCCGTAGAACGGTTGGTTCCATTTCACGGCCTTGTGTACGTGGGGGACCGTGCGCACGATCAGCTTATCGAGGCGTTGCCCGACATCTCGTTTCCAGCCGGGCATGGCGGCGATGTAATCCTGCACCGGGCCGTTCCCCTCACCCTTCGGGACCTGCGGGTTGCCGCCCGAGAGCAGCTTCGGTCCCGTGTCGTCTTTCGTGCGATCGGTCATGGGATCACCTCCTGGACGCGGTCCGCGACAGCCGGCGACATGCTTCACGAGCACGCCGACGTGAGAATTGTAGTCCCACTTCCTGCCGAAGGCCCTTTGTCTCGAAGCCCGGTTTCGGTGATGACGACGTGGAGAGTCGCGACCGCCTTCTCTCGCCGTCGCCCGGCAGAGGGAAATGGCGAGCCGATCGGCCGGCCGGGAGCGCGGAACCGGTCACGTCCAGCGCGGGACCACCGGTTGCCTATCGTCCGTTTCGGACCACCCACTGGTCCGGCCGCACGCGGCCGAGCTGGTTCCGCGCGGAGCTTCCGGTGACCAGGGTCAGGTCCAACGCTCGCAACGCCTCGTTCACCGGTTGGAAGAAGGTCACCCCGCCTCGGGTGCAGTCGCCCGATCCACCGGACGTCATGCCCTGAGCCTGAGTACCGCTGACGAACGCACCGCCGGAGTCGCCCGGCTCGGCGCAGACGGTGGTCTGGGTCAGGCCACGCACGATGTCCCCGTTCCCGTAGTTCACCGTCTGGTCGAACGCGACCACCTCGCCACAGAAGAACCCCGTGGTGGAACCGGAACGGCAGATCGAGGCGCCGACCGGCGCCCTGGCCGAACCACTCACCTCGATCGCCGTCCCATCCTGCCGGTTGACCAGCGGGGTCAGCCGGGATCCGGGGTCGGTCACGTCCACCAGCCCGAAGTCGCCCGCCGTGTCGAACACGCTCGCGCCGACCGAGCCGATTCGCCGGCCGTCGATGTCCCGCGCGCTGCCACCGGAGGTGGTGCAGTGCCCCGCGGTCACGAAGTGCGCGCTGCCACCGGGGCGGGTCGCGGAGAAGCCGATCGAGCAACGGCCCTGGTCGCCCTGGGAGCCGAAGGTGAACGGGTCACCGCCGATGA
Proteins encoded in this region:
- a CDS encoding trans-sulfuration enzyme family protein, giving the protein MTATETTVEQHPATRAVHVSAPRPEHSQPLSVPIYQAANFAFEDPDALADSMERPDGPFVYSRYGNPTIRALERAVADLEGGVAAIATASGMGAINSVLLATLNAGDHVIAQDCLYGGTYASLRDLAARFGVEVTFVPGDDPAEVAAAVRPNSRMLYLETIANPVTKVVDLPAFLAAGERAGLMTIVDNTFATPLLCQPIRLGADAVVHSATKYLGGHSDVIGGIVVLAEEQRYRHTWHHAMELGACADPFAAWLTIRGLHTLPLRIREQCANARVLADRLAGHPAVESVRWPGRIDHPDHQVAARHLADYGAIVAFELAGGREAGHALGKRVRLAKLAGSLGGVETTLLHPASTSHRQLDPEALRAAGIGEGTVRLSVGVEHVEDLWADLARALPR
- a CDS encoding PLP-dependent aminotransferase family protein — encoded protein: MTKPIPWPVERLVAQLGRWSTSRGPLYLLLAERLRELIDSGQLPPRAALPPDRVLAEQLAVGRSTVVAAYDHLRAERKLERQQGRGTWVASAVLSGVQPSAVGTANPLFLNYLEPADTATPLACAAPSGPPPELIDAYRRALATLPGPDGGDIGYHPLGHPALRMGLARRYTEHGLPTGPEQILVTTGGQQALALIARLFLGPGDPVLVQGPTYPGALEVFRDAAAVIRSVTTTVDGVDPTQWTATLDSTRPRLAYLNPTNHNPTGGTLPVLARRRLVEVTVARGIPLIADTVLDGLSFRDTEPPGLAELVDTGTVLTVGSFSKTVWGGVRTGWIRGATEDIARLSRIKTVHDLGSAVLEQLALAELLPRLDAVAAARVTRLRQRHDQLCARLRDALPDWRFEPAGGGQCLWVRLPCGDASAFAQVALRHGVTVLPGTALDATGGSTEYLRIPFTAPVAELTESVRRLALAWPAYQRTGQAPAAVHALVV
- a CDS encoding BTAD domain-containing putative transcriptional regulator — translated: MALTTFDHDSRTEALTARERDVLQAVGRGLTVAEAATELAMSEVSVEGHLRGILLRLGLAVTPSAPPAPGPPLRLRVLGPLRAWRGEVPLNLGPVRQQALLAALVLRRDVTVSRRELLDGVWGMEPPVANVVPVYVYRLRTCLGAGDGRRDSVIGSDRGGYRFAGGGVWLDSTRVEEIAAEAGAAKRAGDLAAAVGGYAGALELFRGEPLAGLPGPFAEGERRRLTERRTALLQEKLDGQLRLGRHPEVIGELSALTSAHPYSEPLAALLMRALHSSGRRADALGAFARLRHRLADDLGVEPSDVAHRAHQAVLRGDV
- a CDS encoding DUF1801 domain-containing protein, whose product is MTDRTKDDTGPKLLSGGNPQVPKGEGNGPVQDYIAAMPGWKRDVGQRLDKLIVRTVPHVHKAVKWNQPFYGLKGEGWFLSFRCYTNYVQLQFFRGTSLDPIPPKASKHDEVRYLDLYEDDEPDGDRLRSWIEQASNLPGEKI
- a CDS encoding S1 family peptidase, whose amino-acid sequence is MADIIGGDPFTFGSQGDQGRCSIGFSATRPGGSAHFVTAGHCTTSGGSARDIDGRRIGSVGASVFDTAGDFGLVDVTDPGSRLTPLVNRQDGTAIEVSGSARAPVGASICRSGSTTGFFCGEVVAFDQTVNYGNGDIVRGLTQTTVCAEPGDSGGAFVSGTQAQGMTSGGSGDCTRGGVTFFQPVNEALRALDLTLVTGSSARNQLGRVRPDQWVVRNGR